The DNA window TCGACGGTCTCGAACAACTTGAATCTCTTGAATCCCTCCGCAGTCTCGAATCGCTGAAGGATCTTCAGAACCTCAAGGATCTCGAAAAGCTCAAAAAACAAAAAAAGTCACGCAAATCCGAATCCGGTTCAAGGAAATCGAAAACTTCTACCACCACCTACACCTCCTCTGACGGACGCACGACCACGACCTCGATCACCTACGACCTCTGAACCGCAATCTCAACCTGCCACCGCGCATTTTCACCACAATCCGATTTCATAAAGGCCAAGCCTGCCGGCAAGCTATACTAAGCTGTCCGGCAGGCTTGAATTTTTTATCACTGTTGTGATATCGGCAGCCTCTGTCCGGCTGACTCTCACGTCGTCACAACATATCCGACACTATCAGAAAGGCAGATCGTCAGTAGCCGACGGAGTGAGGTCGGGCATCGGAGGAACTGGAGCGGCCGAAGGTGCCGCATAGCCCTGAGGCATATTCTGGGCAGGTCCGTAGGCTGCGGGAGCGCCGTATGCGGCAGGCTGCGGAGCGGCGGCCATTGCTGTGGCGTCCTCTGCCTTCCATGCACGCACTTCAACATACCAACGGCCGTTATATTCACGGCTGTCTATGTCAAAGCTGATCTTCACAAGCTGGCCGACCTGAAGAGGATACTGGTCCACGCGGTCTCCGAAGAAATTGAAGAACACCTTGCGGGGATAGGTTTCCTGTGTCTCAAGCACATATTCGCGCTTCTTCCACGCATTTCCCTTCTGGGAAGTGCCACCCACTTCGGGGAGCGCCACGATGATTTTTCCTGTTACTTCCATGTTTGGATATTGAGTTTTCTTAATTTATTCAACATTCGCGGAGGATGTTTAAAATTAACAAGAATTTTTTAACAGCCCCTTAGCTCCCTGATTCGCAGCTTTGTCGGCATCTCTCGAAATGACATCCCGCAGGATTCGTCAGCCCCGATGAGCCACCGCTGCAAAAATCAAAGGCTGACCACAAAAGTAGTCAAAAATCCCCGACTCTCCAACAAAACCGCCCCTCACTTTTCAACAATCTTTTCAACAGACTCT is part of the Duncaniella dubosii genome and encodes:
- a CDS encoding DUF3127 domain-containing protein — its product is MEVTGKIIVALPEVGGTSQKGNAWKKREYVLETQETYPRKVFFNFFGDRVDQYPLQVGQLVKISFDIDSREYNGRWYVEVRAWKAEDATAMAAAPQPAAYGAPAAYGPAQNMPQGYAAPSAAPVPPMPDLTPSATDDLPF